In Porites lutea chromosome 7, jaPorLute2.1, whole genome shotgun sequence, a single window of DNA contains:
- the LOC140943846 gene encoding uncharacterized protein has product MIDIQSFNKSLKATWIKKYLDEENQGKWKYFFDIELERFGGTIVLTSNLNKKDTIENLKIKNNFIKEILSIWAEVNFDENITSEKQFLEQTLWYNSLIRIDNCPVFYREWFDRGVTKVKHLKDEHNKFLSLAELQQKYSLKVCLLKYFGLVSALKSLWTTCKTNCIKNCDNYETFVVRLTECQSASKLVYTKLLSTKCKLPSHNQQKWLKDCNENDVEAINWREAYQLAAKYTKSTRIIEFQYKFLHRRISTNDFLTKIGVKDNPNCSFCNNEPEKLLHLFWSCPKVAFFWHSLSLKLTLLHITPEHYTLDIFVALGLKPDSSKNCQQINFLFLLARNYIWISKRRETSPKIAGFLQYLKSFYHIETTAGPILPKKWENVSSLFQ; this is encoded by the coding sequence ATGATAGACATACAGTCTTTTAACAAGTCCCTGAAAGCTAcatggattaaaaaatatctggatgAAGAGAACCAgggaaaatggaaatatttttttgatataGAGTTAGAGCGATTTGGAGGCACAATAGTCCTCACTAGTAATTTAAACAAGAAAGATACCATTGAGAATCTCAAGATTAAGAATAACTTTATAAAAGAGATACTTTCAATCTGGGCGGAAGTCAATTTTGATGAAAACATAACGTCCGAGAAACAATTTCTTGAACAAACTTTATGGTACAACTCACTCATTAGAATCGATAACTGCCCCGTCTTCTATCGTGAATGGTTTGATCGAGGCGTTACGAAAGTGAAACATTTGAAAGATgaacataacaaatttttatcactAGCTGAGCTGCAGCAAAAATACAGCCTCAAAGTTTGTCTTTTAAAGTATTTCGGACTAGTGTCTGCTCTAAAATCTCTTTGGACTACATGTAAAACAAACTGTATCAAAAACTGCGACAATTATGAAACCTTTGTGGTAAGATTAACAGAATGCCAAAGTGCGAGCAAACTTGTATACACCAAGTTGCTTTCTACAAAATGCAAGTTACCATCCCATAATCAACAGAAATGGCTAAAAGACTGCAACGAAAATGATGTGGAGGCGATTAATTGGCGGGAAGCCTACCAGTTGGCCGCTAAATATACTAAAAGTACAAGAATTATTGAATTCcaatataaatttttacatAGACGAATATCAACGAACGACTTCTTAACAAAAATTGGCGTAAAAGACAACCcaaattgttctttttgtaaCAATGAACCGGAGAAACttcttcatcttttttggtcttgtCCTAAAGTGGCCTTTTTCTGGCATAGTTTATCTCTTAAGCTGACTTTGCTCCACATTACACCGGAACATTACACATTAGATATATTTGTTGCACTTGGTCTAAAGCCGGATTCTTCAAAAAACTGCCAgcaaattaatttccttttccttctagCCAGAAATTACATCTGGATTAGCAAAAGAAGGGAAACCTCGCCAAAGATAGCAGGCTTCCTGCAATACCTCAAATCATTCTACCACATAGAGACCACTGCAGGTcccattttaccaaaaaaatgggaaaatgtgaGCTCCTTATTTCAGTAA